The following are from one region of the Kiritimatiellia bacterium genome:
- a CDS encoding CsgG/HfaB family protein, whose product MTGRLPLALATLTSGIVMTACRTPPYEARRPAEPPRHLSARVLRPVVAVTEFENQSCFAGQWKLGGGMADLLITELLNSRRVIVLERQHLDDTLGELLRQGKALFRPEGRASSGRLKNVRYLIRGAITDFTVTGDASGWFRTETTGGRLGGRSARVSLNLRITDVETGEVIASVRADGSARAGFFAATVDYRRLAFGGDAFFQTPLGRATEAAIRDAVARILDQLPTEYWMPRVADLVDGRVVINGGENVGLTPGLEMIAREAPRVVTDPLTGDPLDAFPGRVIGRLRVDEVRPTTSLASPLEGGPFPRGAWLEVVPAAPPARSRRCPAPPPPALRRRAPQGIAARATSRISFAAFLHDP is encoded by the coding sequence ATGACCGGCCGACTTCCCCTCGCCCTCGCGACGCTGACGTCGGGCATCGTGATGACCGCCTGCCGAACGCCGCCCTACGAAGCGCGGCGGCCCGCTGAACCGCCCCGCCACCTCTCCGCTCGGGTGCTGCGACCGGTGGTCGCAGTCACCGAGTTCGAAAACCAGTCCTGCTTCGCGGGCCAGTGGAAACTCGGCGGCGGCATGGCGGACCTACTGATCACCGAGCTACTGAACTCCAGGCGCGTGATCGTGCTGGAGCGCCAGCATCTTGACGACACGCTCGGCGAGCTGCTGCGGCAGGGTAAGGCGCTCTTCCGGCCGGAAGGACGGGCCTCCTCCGGCCGCCTGAAAAACGTCCGATACCTGATTCGCGGCGCCATCACGGACTTCACCGTCACCGGTGACGCCAGCGGATGGTTCCGTACAGAGACCACCGGCGGCCGGCTGGGCGGCCGTTCCGCCCGGGTATCGCTGAACCTCCGAATCACCGATGTCGAAACGGGCGAGGTCATCGCATCGGTCCGGGCAGATGGCTCCGCACGGGCCGGCTTCTTCGCCGCCACAGTGGATTACCGACGACTCGCCTTCGGCGGCGACGCGTTCTTCCAAACGCCGCTGGGCCGCGCAACGGAAGCCGCGATCCGCGACGCGGTCGCCCGCATCCTCGATCAGCTGCCGACCGAGTACTGGATGCCCCGCGTCGCGGACCTCGTGGACGGCCGCGTCGTCATCAACGGCGGCGAGAACGTTGGTCTGACGCCGGGCCTCGAAATGATCGCCCGCGAGGCGCCCCGCGTGGTGACCGACCCGCTGACCGGCGACCCGCTCGACGCCTTTCCCGGGCGCGTGATCGGCCGACTACGGGTCGACGAAGTCCGCCCGACCACTTCGCTCGCCTCGCCACTCGAAGGCGGTCCGTTCCCCCGCGGCGCGTGGCTCGAGGTGGTGCCCGCCGCGCCGCCTGCGCGCTCGCGTCGCTGCCCCGCCCCCCCCCCGCCCGCGCTGCGCCGCCGAGCGCCTCAGGGGATTGCCGCGCGCGCAACGTCTCGCATATCATTCGCCGCATTTCTGCATGATCCGTAA
- a CDS encoding DEAD/DEAH box helicase yields the protein MRFQDLNLPTELLHAVADLNFRYCTPIQAEVLPAAIAGRDIAGRAQTGTGKTAAFLLAAMTRLLRAPSADRRPAHPRVLILAPTRELAGQIARDARALGAYTPLSTLAAVGGSDLERQRAALSNSPADLLIATPGRLLDLQERGHVRLDRVEILVIDEADRMLDMGFIPDVRRIVSSTPPRERRQTMFFSATLTELVLRLAEHWTRDPLRVNIEPARVAAEQIRQIAYVVTSAEKFPLLCHLLRANASGRTLIFVNRRDTAERLADALRRADVAVGLLSGALSQRRRDRALDDFRAGRLHVLVATDVASRGLHVEGLATVVNFNIPLNPEDYVHRIGRTGRAGASGTAITFASEDEAFYLPPIEEFLGHSLTYLHPDPAWLEATGLPHFHDPARSRPAPDRSGRRPPRSARR from the coding sequence GTGCGCTTCCAGGACCTCAATCTGCCCACCGAGCTCCTCCATGCGGTGGCAGACCTGAACTTCCGCTACTGCACACCCATCCAAGCAGAGGTGCTGCCAGCCGCGATCGCCGGCCGCGACATTGCCGGCCGTGCGCAGACCGGTACCGGTAAGACCGCCGCGTTCCTGCTCGCCGCAATGACCCGCCTTCTCCGCGCCCCCTCCGCCGACCGTCGGCCGGCTCACCCCCGCGTGCTGATCCTCGCGCCCACCCGGGAACTCGCCGGCCAGATCGCGCGCGATGCCCGCGCGCTCGGCGCCTACACTCCGCTCTCCACGCTCGCCGCGGTCGGCGGCAGCGACCTCGAGCGGCAGCGCGCTGCACTGTCGAATTCACCTGCCGACCTACTGATCGCGACGCCCGGGCGGTTGCTGGACCTGCAAGAGCGCGGCCACGTACGCCTCGACCGGGTCGAAATTCTCGTGATTGACGAGGCCGATCGCATGCTCGACATGGGCTTTATTCCCGACGTTCGCCGCATCGTCTCCAGCACCCCGCCGCGCGAGCGCCGTCAGACGATGTTTTTCAGCGCAACGCTCACCGAGCTCGTGCTGCGGCTCGCGGAGCACTGGACGCGGGATCCGTTGCGCGTGAACATCGAGCCCGCGCGCGTCGCGGCCGAGCAGATCCGCCAGATCGCCTACGTGGTCACCTCGGCGGAAAAATTTCCGTTGCTCTGTCACCTGCTCCGCGCCAACGCCAGTGGCCGCACGCTGATTTTCGTGAACCGCCGCGACACCGCCGAACGCCTCGCCGACGCGCTCCGCCGCGCCGATGTGGCGGTCGGCCTGCTCTCCGGCGCGCTCAGCCAGCGGCGACGCGACCGCGCGCTCGACGACTTCCGCGCGGGCCGCCTCCACGTGCTGGTGGCGACCGATGTCGCCAGCCGCGGCCTGCACGTCGAGGGCCTCGCCACGGTCGTGAACTTCAACATCCCGCTCAACCCAGAGGACTACGTCCACCGCATCGGCCGCACCGGCCGCGCCGGCGCCAGCGGCACCGCGATCACCTTCGCCTCGGAAGACGAGGCCTTTTACCTGCCCCCGATCGAAGAGTTCCTTGGCCACTCGCTGACCTACCTTCATCCCGACCCCGCCTGGCTGGAGGCGACCGGACTGCCGCACTTCCACGACCCCGCGCGCTCGCGACCGGCGCCTGACCGCTCTGGCCGGCGTCCGCCGCGCAGCGCCCGCCGTTGA